Proteins found in one uncultured Desulfuromonas sp. genomic segment:
- a CDS encoding ABC transporter ATP-binding protein — MKQVLGDEIKGRHFDGRILKRFLPFIRPYRRMAVTSLILLPFISLVRIVPPLLIKKAIDDNILPGDLTGLLPIAGFLIAILCVEGLLVFGQSWCVQVVGQYIMADLRRISFAKLMRLPRSWYDWQPSGRILTRLTSDIEHIGDLFGSGIVSAIGDVATLVMIFIIMLTINVPLSLVAFAVVPLMIAVIVSLRRPMRRVMRQLRARQATLNAFISERTSGIAEVQIFSQQQRSDDEFDTLQDSYRHSALSWVTLEALFYASVHIFGSLAAAAILWKGGGEVIHGAATFGTLVAFIEYSRKFFMPLTDLASKFSILQTSNASLERIFDLLDQQDEPQGAVNEAPGNGRVEFDRVSFAYQSDEPVLQQVNFTLEPGKRVALVGETGSGKSTLTQLLLGFYAADQGQVRLNGHDVTTMDKTVLRRMVGWVSQEPFLFSGTVRDNLDPQNKLDDTALLEAIEATGAGRVVERLGGLGGTLVEHGKNLSSGERQLLCLARAQILNPPVIILDEATSHLDGDSEELVYAGMRTVAGGRTTLMIVHHLRLAAEADHIVVLHQGHVCEQGTHKQLLAADGRYAHLWRIQQLEARRNDQRQQG; from the coding sequence ATGAAACAGGTTCTCGGTGATGAAATCAAAGGGCGCCATTTTGACGGCCGCATCCTCAAACGGTTCCTGCCGTTCATCCGCCCCTACCGCCGCATGGCCGTGACCAGCCTGATACTGTTGCCGTTTATCTCACTGGTGCGCATCGTGCCGCCATTGCTGATCAAAAAAGCCATTGACGACAACATCCTGCCCGGTGATCTGACCGGGCTGTTGCCTATTGCCGGTTTCCTCATCGCCATCTTGTGTGTTGAAGGTCTGCTGGTATTTGGTCAGTCGTGGTGCGTGCAGGTGGTCGGCCAATACATCATGGCCGACCTGCGCCGCATCAGTTTTGCCAAACTGATGCGGCTGCCGCGCTCATGGTACGACTGGCAGCCATCAGGCCGTATCCTTACCCGTCTGACCAGCGACATTGAACACATTGGCGATCTGTTCGGTTCGGGGATTGTCTCAGCCATCGGCGATGTCGCCACCCTGGTGATGATCTTCATCATCATGCTGACCATCAACGTGCCGCTGTCGTTGGTGGCGTTTGCCGTGGTGCCGCTGATGATCGCGGTGATCGTGAGCCTGCGGCGGCCCATGCGCCGGGTGATGCGCCAATTACGCGCCCGCCAGGCCACCCTCAATGCCTTCATCTCCGAACGCACCAGCGGCATTGCCGAAGTGCAGATCTTCAGCCAGCAACAACGCAGTGATGACGAATTCGACACCCTGCAGGACAGTTACCGCCACAGCGCCCTTAGTTGGGTCACCCTGGAGGCTCTGTTCTACGCCAGCGTTCACATCTTCGGCAGCCTGGCTGCGGCCGCCATCCTGTGGAAAGGCGGCGGCGAAGTGATCCATGGGGCAGCAACCTTCGGCACCCTGGTGGCGTTTATTGAATATTCGCGCAAGTTCTTTATGCCATTGACCGATCTGGCCTCCAAATTTTCCATTCTGCAAACCAGCAATGCCTCGCTGGAGCGGATTTTCGACCTGCTCGATCAGCAGGATGAACCACAAGGCGCAGTCAACGAAGCTCCCGGAAATGGTCGTGTTGAGTTTGACAGGGTCAGTTTCGCCTACCAGAGCGACGAACCGGTGTTGCAGCAGGTCAACTTCACCCTGGAACCGGGCAAGCGCGTTGCCTTGGTCGGTGAGACCGGCAGTGGCAAAAGCACCCTGACTCAGCTATTGTTGGGGTTTTATGCGGCCGATCAGGGCCAGGTCCGTCTCAACGGACACGATGTCACCACCATGGACAAAACCGTGCTGCGGCGCATGGTCGGCTGGGTCTCCCAAGAACCATTTCTGTTTTCCGGCACAGTACGTGACAATCTCGACCCGCAGAATAAACTCGATGACACGGCTCTACTCGAGGCAATCGAAGCCACCGGAGCCGGACGGGTGGTGGAACGCCTCGGCGGACTGGGGGGAACTCTGGTTGAACACGGCAAGAATCTGTCCAGTGGCGAGCGGCAACTGCTGTGTCTGGCACGGGCGCAAATCCTTAATCCGCCGGTGATCATTCTCGATGAGGCAACCAGCCACCTTGACGGTGACAGTGAAGAACTAGTCTATGCCGGAATGCGCACCGTGGCCGGTGGGCGCACCACGTTGATGATTGTCCATCACCTGCGACTCGCCGCCGAAGCCGATCACATTGTCGTTCTCCATCAGGGGCACGTCTGTGAACAGGGCACCCACAAACAACTATTGGCTGCCGACGGCCGCTACGCTCACCTGTGGCGCATTCAACAACTCGAAGCACGCAGAAACGATCAACGACAACAGGGATGA
- a CDS encoding NifS family cysteine desulfurase, with the protein MERIYLDNNATTIVDPTVREAMDPFYCHMYGNPNSLHSFGIEVRPYLHQAMEQMYAAINAGDEDDIIINSCATEGNNTVIMGMYFSLLKETRKKRIVTTQLEHPCIREACRFLETQGVKVTYLAPDRQGLITPGMVKEVISDKTALVSVMWANNETGLILPIKEIAEVCQEKGVYFHTDAVQAVGKVKVDMQDVPADFLTFSAHKFHGPKGAGGLYVRKGAMLPPLLHGGEQMGGHRAGTVDVPGMVGMGKAMEIAVESLEYENTHVRRLRDKFEDALMQIDDVLVVGDRDLRTPNTVYVSIRGVEGEAMIWDLNQNGIAASTGSACASESLEASPILTAIGADKELAHTGVRFSLSRFTTEKEIDFTIEVVKKAVVRLRQLSTSY; encoded by the coding sequence ATGGAACGAATCTATCTTGACAACAATGCCACCACCATTGTCGACCCGACAGTGCGTGAAGCCATGGATCCATTTTATTGCCACATGTACGGCAATCCCAACTCCTTGCACTCGTTTGGCATTGAAGTGCGTCCTTACCTTCATCAGGCGATGGAACAGATGTATGCGGCCATCAACGCCGGTGATGAAGATGATATTATCATCAATTCCTGTGCCACCGAGGGCAACAATACAGTGATCATGGGCATGTACTTCAGCCTGCTCAAGGAGACACGCAAAAAGCGTATTGTCACCACGCAACTGGAGCATCCGTGTATTCGTGAGGCCTGTCGATTCCTTGAGACCCAGGGTGTCAAAGTGACCTATCTGGCTCCGGACCGTCAGGGGTTGATCACGCCGGGAATGGTTAAAGAGGTGATTAGCGACAAGACGGCTCTGGTGTCAGTGATGTGGGCCAACAATGAAACCGGTTTGATTCTGCCAATCAAAGAGATCGCCGAAGTCTGTCAGGAGAAGGGGGTTTATTTCCATACCGACGCGGTGCAGGCCGTCGGCAAAGTGAAGGTCGATATGCAGGATGTCCCGGCGGATTTTCTTACCTTCAGCGCCCATAAATTCCACGGCCCGAAAGGGGCGGGCGGTCTGTATGTGCGTAAGGGGGCCATGTTACCACCGCTATTGCACGGTGGTGAGCAGATGGGCGGCCATCGAGCCGGAACCGTTGATGTGCCGGGGATGGTCGGCATGGGCAAGGCGATGGAGATTGCCGTTGAGAGTCTGGAATACGAAAATACCCATGTGCGCCGTCTGCGAGATAAGTTCGAAGATGCCTTGATGCAGATTGATGATGTGCTGGTGGTCGGCGACCGCGATCTTCGCACGCCGAATACGGTGTATGTCAGTATCCGTGGTGTTGAGGGAGAGGCGATGATCTGGGACTTGAACCAGAACGGCATTGCCGCTTCAACGGGCAGCGCCTGTGCATCGGAATCACTCGAAGCCAGTCCGATCCTTACAGCCATCGGGGCTGACAAAGAGCTGGCCCATACCGGCGTTCGTTTCAGTTTGTCACGCTTTACCACGGAAAAAGAGATTGACTTTACCATTGAGGTGGTCAAAAAAGCCGTGGTTCGTTTGCGTCAACTGTCCACCTCATACTAA
- the sucC gene encoding ADP-forming succinate--CoA ligase subunit beta yields MKIHEYQAKEILGSFDIPVPRGRVAVTADQVERAAKMMGGRCVVKAQIYAGGRGKAGGVQVAHHPEQAHEIAKELFGKRLVTHQTGPEGLKVRRILVEETVEVGQEFYLSITLDRQTSRYCLIASAEGGVNIEEVAANAPEKIHTLTIDPYTGLRSYQARQIVHKIGMTGGVAEDCVRLILDMYRCCLDKDCSLVEINPLVVTKAGWLLALDAKINFDDNAVFRHWEYHEMQDYSQMDPLEISAGKFDLSYIKLNGNIGCMVNGAGLAMATLDVLKENGGDPANFLDVGGGATREKVAEAFKIILQDTDVEAVFVNIFGGIMRCDVIAHGIIEAAGDMDCRLPIVVRMDGSQVEEGKALLTASPLNVQCADFLGEGAKLIVAMMKQEEP; encoded by the coding sequence ATGAAAATTCACGAGTATCAGGCCAAAGAGATCCTTGGCTCTTTTGACATTCCCGTACCGCGCGGGCGTGTGGCAGTGACCGCTGACCAGGTGGAACGGGCGGCGAAAATGATGGGCGGCCGCTGTGTGGTCAAAGCCCAGATTTATGCTGGTGGCCGCGGCAAGGCCGGCGGCGTGCAAGTGGCACATCATCCTGAGCAGGCCCATGAGATTGCCAAAGAACTGTTCGGCAAGCGGCTAGTCACCCATCAGACCGGTCCTGAGGGGCTGAAAGTACGTCGGATTCTGGTTGAAGAGACCGTTGAAGTGGGCCAGGAATTTTACCTGTCCATCACCCTGGATCGCCAAACCTCCCGTTACTGCCTGATCGCCTCGGCAGAAGGCGGTGTCAACATCGAAGAAGTGGCGGCAAACGCACCGGAAAAGATCCACACCCTGACCATCGATCCCTACACCGGGCTGCGCTCCTATCAGGCACGGCAGATCGTCCACAAAATCGGCATGACCGGTGGGGTTGCCGAAGATTGCGTGCGGCTGATTCTGGACATGTACCGCTGTTGTCTCGACAAAGACTGCTCGCTGGTGGAGATCAATCCGCTGGTGGTTACCAAAGCCGGCTGGCTGTTGGCGCTGGACGCTAAAATCAACTTTGACGACAATGCCGTGTTTCGCCATTGGGAATATCACGAAATGCAGGACTATTCGCAAATGGACCCGCTGGAGATCAGCGCCGGAAAATTTGACCTATCTTACATCAAGCTTAACGGCAACATCGGCTGCATGGTCAACGGCGCCGGATTGGCCATGGCTACCCTCGATGTGCTGAAGGAAAACGGCGGCGATCCGGCCAACTTCCTCGATGTTGGTGGCGGAGCCACCCGCGAGAAAGTCGCCGAGGCGTTTAAAATCATTTTACAGGACACGGACGTGGAAGCGGTGTTCGTCAATATTTTTGGCGGCATCATGCGTTGCGATGTCATTGCCCACGGCATCATTGAAGCGGCCGGCGATATGGATTGCCGCTTGCCCATCGTGGTACGCATGGATGGCTCACAAGTTGAGGAGGGCAAGGCCCTGCTCACCGCATCGCCCCTCAATGTGCAGTGCGCCGATTTTCTTGGCGAAGGGGCCAAGCTGATTGTGGCAATGATGAAGCAGGAAGAACCGTAA
- the rsgA gene encoding ribosome small subunit-dependent GTPase A, translating to MARNKATGRRQQKPQHNTGQPGLIISHYGVAVLVRFDNGDEQPVKVKRNSDHVVGDRVMVIGERVTSLARRNALRRRDPFGKVRTLAANLDLLGIVVAVRPQTPDGFIERVVVAARAADIEPVLIVNKQDLPGSADFDSQLQRDFPAMVRLSVSAKQGDGLEHLRHKLAGAGRSALVGVSGSGKSSLLNALCPGIELETGALNEEEHGCHTTSVSTLLALPTGGELVDTPGFRDFSPVDVSSEDLAHWFPGVMSVLEEQSCRFRNCRHRQEPGCCIKQAVDQGTFSEERYQLYLNTLQELEQLETARNEGRKNPFCR from the coding sequence ATGGCACGAAACAAAGCAACAGGACGGCGACAACAAAAGCCCCAACACAACACCGGTCAGCCGGGACTGATCATCAGTCATTACGGCGTAGCGGTGCTGGTCCGTTTTGACAACGGAGACGAGCAACCGGTTAAGGTCAAACGCAACTCCGATCACGTGGTCGGCGACCGGGTGATGGTGATCGGCGAACGGGTCACCTCTTTGGCACGTCGTAACGCCCTGCGCCGTCGCGACCCGTTTGGCAAGGTGCGCACCCTGGCCGCCAACCTGGATCTTCTCGGCATTGTCGTTGCCGTTCGGCCGCAGACACCTGATGGCTTTATCGAACGTGTTGTGGTCGCCGCCCGAGCCGCTGATATTGAGCCGGTGCTGATTGTCAACAAACAGGACCTGCCCGGCAGCGCAGACTTTGACAGCCAACTGCAGCGTGACTTCCCGGCCATGGTGCGCCTGAGCGTCAGTGCCAAACAGGGCGACGGACTGGAACACCTCCGCCATAAGCTCGCCGGGGCCGGGCGCAGTGCTCTGGTCGGCGTCTCCGGCAGCGGCAAAAGCTCATTGCTCAACGCCCTGTGCCCCGGCATCGAACTCGAAACCGGCGCCCTCAACGAAGAGGAGCACGGCTGCCACACCACCAGCGTCTCCACTCTGCTGGCGCTTCCCACAGGCGGTGAGTTGGTCGACACCCCCGGATTCCGCGACTTTTCTCCCGTGGATGTCAGCAGTGAAGATCTGGCCCACTGGTTTCCCGGTGTCATGAGCGTTCTCGAAGAGCAGTCGTGCCGGTTTCGCAACTGCCGCCACCGCCAGGAACCCGGCTGCTGCATCAAGCAGGCCGTGGATCAGGGAACATTCAGTGAGGAGCGCTACCAGCTCTACCTCAACACTCTGCAAGAGTTGGAACAGCTTGAAACCGCACGTAACGAGGGGCGTAAAAACCCATTCTGTCGCTGA
- a CDS encoding class I SAM-dependent methyltransferase has protein sequence MKNLLTDMAQWSHHFAQEILQAGDLAVDLTAGRGHDSQFLAECVDSNHTGCVLAFDIQTQAIDSTLERLENNGITASRISRPQQIAAPGTFLINASHERLPLFLPRPPKVILGNLGYLPGGDHSITTQADSSRIMTKAALEELQPGGRLILVVYTGHDGARKESDAITSDLAQLHPRYWHIITMRPFLSDKAPYLLVAEKRQPRQSLRERLLQQ, from the coding sequence GTGAAAAACCTATTAACCGACATGGCACAATGGTCCCACCATTTTGCCCAGGAGATTCTCCAGGCCGGCGATCTGGCCGTGGATCTAACCGCCGGACGCGGCCATGACAGCCAGTTCCTTGCCGAGTGTGTCGATAGCAACCACACCGGCTGCGTTCTGGCATTCGACATTCAGACGCAAGCTATTGACAGCACCCTTGAGCGCCTGGAGAACAACGGCATCACAGCCAGCCGGATCAGCCGACCACAACAGATCGCAGCGCCCGGAACATTTTTAATCAACGCCAGCCATGAACGTCTGCCGCTATTTTTGCCCCGCCCGCCCAAAGTCATTCTCGGCAACCTGGGTTATCTGCCCGGCGGCGACCACAGCATCACTACTCAGGCGGACAGCTCGCGGATCATGACCAAAGCGGCACTGGAAGAATTGCAGCCCGGTGGTCGCCTGATTCTGGTGGTCTATACCGGGCATGACGGCGCCAGGAAGGAGTCGGACGCCATCACCTCGGATCTCGCCCAGCTGCATCCGCGCTACTGGCACATCATCACCATGCGCCCTTTTTTGAGCGACAAAGCGCCCTATCTGCTGGTCGCGGAAAAACGTCAACCGCGACAATCCCTGCGCGAACGCTTGCTGCAACAATAA
- a CDS encoding DEAD/DEAH box helicase, which produces MKATQRMTASDFSALGISSPLLQALTDLGYQQPSPIQEQSIPILNEGHNLLGTAQTGTGKTAAFGLPLLGRIDSSKKHPQMLVLAPTRELAIQVSEALQSFAKYLPKIKVLAVYGGQPMYQQLKALHDGVQVVVGTPGRIMDHMNRKSLHLEQIDAVVLDEADEMLRMGFIEDVETILGATPPRCQCALFSATMPPAIRRVAERYLGDAQEVQIASRTSTVDQIEQRYLMLRANQKFDVLTRLIEAQEIDGTIVFVRTKTATTELAERLEARGYNAAPLNGDLSQQVRERTIGRLKNGSLDIVIATDVAARGLDVERISHVFNYDIPFDTEAYIHRIGRTGRAGRTGTAILFVTPQERRLLKGIERATKRDIKPIDVPSSDQIGARRIATFKKQIHDTLDQYSLTDLRELLSTMVEEEGLELLDVAAALAYRQQMQKTLFPKLSTIQLPSLDDRKSRLAGERKPRDRGNTPPMYRYRISVGRRHNITPRDIVGAFSNEGRVQIGFIGRISLYNEHSTVELAQSLPDKVIEKLKTIQLRHHEIKLHKLDDNSASDERKPAKKKAVARPERGRAVKTAPHKPKKNAKKFVPKKKR; this is translated from the coding sequence ATGAAAGCAACACAACGTATGACTGCATCTGACTTTTCCGCTTTAGGTATTTCCTCCCCTTTGCTTCAGGCTTTGACTGATCTCGGCTATCAACAGCCGTCACCCATTCAGGAGCAGAGTATTCCAATTCTCAATGAGGGCCATAATCTCCTTGGTACCGCGCAAACCGGTACCGGGAAAACCGCCGCCTTTGGGCTGCCGCTGCTGGGGAGGATTGATTCCAGCAAAAAGCATCCTCAAATGCTGGTGCTGGCCCCGACCCGTGAGTTGGCTATTCAGGTTTCCGAGGCGTTGCAGAGTTTTGCCAAATATCTGCCTAAAATAAAAGTGTTGGCCGTTTATGGCGGACAGCCCATGTATCAGCAACTTAAAGCCCTGCACGATGGGGTTCAGGTGGTGGTCGGTACCCCCGGCCGGATTATGGACCACATGAACCGCAAGAGCCTGCACCTTGAACAGATCGATGCCGTGGTGCTTGATGAGGCCGATGAGATGTTGCGTATGGGGTTTATTGAGGATGTTGAAACCATCCTCGGGGCGACGCCGCCGCGCTGCCAGTGCGCACTGTTTTCCGCCACCATGCCACCGGCTATCCGCCGTGTAGCCGAACGGTATCTCGGTGATGCTCAGGAAGTGCAGATCGCCTCACGCACGTCCACCGTTGATCAGATTGAGCAGCGCTATCTGATGTTGCGCGCCAACCAGAAGTTTGATGTGTTGACGCGTCTGATTGAGGCTCAGGAGATTGACGGCACCATTGTGTTTGTTCGCACCAAGACCGCCACCACCGAACTGGCTGAACGGCTTGAAGCGCGCGGTTACAATGCTGCGCCCCTCAACGGCGACCTCAGTCAGCAGGTGCGTGAACGCACCATTGGTCGGTTGAAAAACGGCAGTTTGGATATTGTCATTGCCACCGATGTGGCTGCCCGCGGCCTTGATGTTGAGCGGATCAGCCACGTGTTTAACTACGATATCCCCTTTGATACCGAAGCCTATATCCACCGCATTGGCCGTACTGGTCGCGCGGGACGTACCGGCACCGCCATTCTGTTTGTGACACCGCAGGAGCGCCGTCTGCTCAAGGGCATTGAGCGTGCGACAAAACGCGATATTAAGCCGATTGACGTGCCGAGCAGTGATCAGATCGGCGCACGGCGCATTGCCACCTTCAAGAAGCAGATTCATGACACCCTTGATCAGTACAGCTTGACGGATCTGCGTGAACTGCTGTCGACCATGGTGGAGGAGGAGGGTTTGGAGTTGCTTGATGTGGCGGCGGCTCTGGCCTATCGTCAGCAGATGCAGAAGACCCTGTTCCCCAAGCTGTCGACCATTCAACTGCCGTCTCTGGATGACCGCAAATCACGCCTGGCCGGTGAACGCAAACCGCGCGACCGTGGCAACACCCCACCCATGTACCGTTATCGGATCAGCGTTGGACGGCGTCATAACATTACACCGCGCGATATTGTCGGGGCGTTCAGCAATGAGGGGCGGGTGCAGATTGGTTTTATCGGTCGTATCAGTCTCTATAACGAGCACAGTACGGTTGAGTTGGCGCAAAGCTTGCCGGATAAAGTGATTGAAAAACTCAAAACCATTCAGCTGCGCCACCATGAGATCAAATTGCACAAGCTTGATGACAATAGCGCAAGTGATGAGAGGAAACCGGCCAAGAAGAAAGCTGTGGCTCGGCCGGAGCGGGGGCGAGCTGTCAAGACAGCGCCGCACAAACCCAAAAAAAATGCTAAAAAATTCGTTCCGAAGAAAAAACGATAG
- a CDS encoding ABC transporter ATP-binding protein produces MKSLQRLWPWLRPYRTTLLIGLFWVIITNGLILMTPQLLRWGIAAIEQGNWADVQFYAATMIVLTLLGGGIRVISRLHFLHTGRKVEVDLRQAMFHRLLYQPGPFFNDNRIGDLISRFTNDLTNVRMVAGFGLVSLINAVVIYTIAISLMVWMSPSLTIAALAPFPLMLLAVKRISRRLLLFSGQVQERLGDISDMVEESVRGQLSLRSSGFQQVRCRQFDDLNDHYLEASVGMARMRSLMGPVMSVVTPLGILMVLYFGGRQVIAGTLQLGDLVAFNAYLVQLTMPTMLLGWILTLIQRAAVGMERISLLLDLTAPLIGLPEPQEIPAEANQPPQIDLNKLTFGYHDDKPVLHDLTLEIPAGTTIGITGSVASGKSTLLHVLTGRYPVVAGQVWIDDLDLNDVDVQRHSQRLCAVLQEGKLFSGTLADNFRFAAPDLPDNDLHQVARQVSLEEEINQFSNGFDTPIGEGGLTLSGGQRQRVGVARALARNRGLWLLDDPFSHLDTVTARKVWNEVRGALKGRTVLFASSRVSILQGADHIIVLDQGRIREQGDHESLMEQRGEYARLVEREQLHREMEGL; encoded by the coding sequence ATGAAATCCCTGCAACGGCTGTGGCCCTGGTTGCGCCCATATCGCACCACACTGCTGATCGGCCTATTCTGGGTCATCATCACCAATGGTCTGATTCTGATGACACCGCAACTGCTGCGCTGGGGCATCGCCGCCATTGAGCAGGGCAATTGGGCTGATGTGCAGTTTTACGCCGCCACCATGATTGTCCTCACCTTGCTCGGCGGCGGCATCCGGGTCATTTCTCGGCTCCATTTTCTTCACACCGGGCGCAAAGTCGAGGTTGATCTACGCCAGGCCATGTTTCACCGCCTGCTGTATCAGCCCGGTCCATTTTTTAATGACAACCGCATTGGCGACTTGATTTCGCGCTTCACCAACGATCTGACCAATGTGCGCATGGTTGCCGGATTCGGCCTGGTATCGCTGATCAATGCCGTGGTGATTTATACCATTGCCATCAGCCTGATGGTGTGGATGTCGCCCTCTTTGACCATTGCCGCCCTGGCCCCATTTCCACTCATGCTGCTGGCAGTAAAACGAATCAGTCGCCGACTGCTGTTGTTTTCCGGACAGGTACAGGAACGTCTTGGCGACATCAGCGACATGGTGGAAGAATCGGTGCGCGGCCAACTCAGTTTACGCAGCAGCGGTTTCCAGCAAGTGCGCTGTCGTCAGTTTGACGATTTGAATGACCATTACCTCGAAGCATCTGTCGGCATGGCGCGGATGCGCTCACTGATGGGTCCGGTGATGAGCGTAGTGACACCTCTCGGCATTCTCATGGTGCTCTATTTCGGCGGTCGCCAGGTGATTGCCGGCACCCTGCAACTGGGCGACTTGGTGGCCTTCAATGCCTATCTCGTCCAATTGACCATGCCAACCATGCTGCTGGGCTGGATTCTCACCCTGATCCAACGCGCGGCCGTGGGTATGGAGCGCATCAGCCTGCTGCTCGACTTGACGGCGCCGCTGATCGGATTGCCCGAACCGCAAGAGATTCCCGCCGAGGCAAATCAGCCCCCTCAGATCGACCTCAACAAACTGACATTCGGGTACCATGACGACAAACCGGTACTCCATGACCTGACCTTAGAGATCCCTGCTGGAACAACCATCGGCATCACCGGCTCCGTGGCCAGCGGCAAAAGCACCCTGCTTCATGTGTTGACCGGACGTTATCCCGTTGTCGCGGGTCAGGTGTGGATCGATGACCTTGACCTGAACGATGTGGACGTACAACGTCACAGCCAACGGCTGTGCGCCGTACTTCAGGAGGGCAAATTGTTCAGCGGCACCCTGGCGGACAACTTCCGCTTTGCCGCCCCCGATTTACCCGACAACGACTTGCATCAGGTCGCCCGGCAGGTATCTCTGGAAGAGGAGATCAATCAGTTCAGCAACGGCTTCGACACCCCGATTGGAGAAGGCGGCCTGACCCTGTCCGGCGGCCAGCGTCAGCGGGTTGGTGTAGCCCGCGCCTTGGCGCGCAATCGTGGGTTGTGGCTGCTGGACGATCCGTTCAGCCATCTTGACACCGTAACCGCCCGCAAGGTGTGGAATGAAGTGCGTGGCGCTCTCAAGGGCCGCACCGTGCTGTTCGCCTCGAGCCGCGTGTCGATCCTCCAGGGGGCTGACCACATTATCGTTCTCGACCAGGGCCGCATCCGTGAGCAAGGCGATCATGAGTCGTTGATGGAACAGCGCGGTGAATACGCCAGGCTGGTCGAACGGGAACAACTGCATCGCGAGATGGAGGGGCTATGA
- a CDS encoding DUF3124 domain-containing protein, translated as MRHKRIIFFGLVLISLLLSVAPAFAEHPAKLSNGQTLYVPVYSHVYSGPNGQPFQLAVMLSVRNTDPRQPLTVTTLDFYNNDGHLVHRYLTTPITLGPLASHHVFIEENNQQGGFGANFIVRWQAEKAINAPLVESVMIGARSGQGISFVCPAQPLVD; from the coding sequence ATGAGACACAAACGGATAATATTTTTTGGCCTGGTACTGATTAGCCTGTTGTTAAGCGTCGCACCGGCTTTTGCCGAGCATCCGGCAAAGCTGTCGAACGGACAGACCCTTTACGTTCCGGTTTACTCCCACGTTTACAGCGGACCAAACGGCCAGCCCTTTCAATTGGCCGTCATGCTCAGCGTGCGCAATACCGACCCTCGCCAGCCCCTGACGGTAACCACTCTGGATTTTTACAACAATGACGGCCACCTGGTTCACCGCTATCTGACCACCCCCATCACGTTGGGACCATTGGCCTCCCACCATGTTTTCATCGAGGAAAACAACCAACAGGGTGGATTCGGCGCCAATTTCATTGTCCGCTGGCAGGCGGAAAAAGCCATCAACGCCCCCTTAGTGGAAAGTGTCATGATCGGTGCCCGTTCCGGTCAGGGCATCTCCTTCGTCTGTCCGGCCCAACCCCTGGTTGATTAA